Proteins found in one Quercus robur chromosome 2, dhQueRobu3.1, whole genome shotgun sequence genomic segment:
- the LOC126710122 gene encoding F-box protein At1g47056-like — translation MGQSTSTAAISSRRDINHSNRPKSKSTALICPMQPLEDNDDNEIIDGGDPDYISELPDECLACIFQSLNSADRKRCSLVCHRWFRVEGQSRHRLSLNAQSELYPLIDSLFSRFDSVTKLALKCDRRSASICDDALVQISRKCRNLTRLKLRACRELTDAGMDAFAKNCKALKKLSCGSCTFGAKGMNAVLENCSSLEELSVKRLRGITDGATAEPIGPGAAASSLKTICLKELYNGQCFGPLITGAKNLKTLKLYRCSGDWDKLLQSVTEHVTSLIEIHLERLQVSDVGLLAISNCSDLEILHLVKTPECTNIGLLSLSERCKHLRKLHIDGWKANRIGDDGLIAVSKNCGNLQELVLIGVNPTKQSLESLATNCKNLERLALCGSETVGDPEISCIAAKCIALKKLCIKSCPVSNQGLEALANGCPSLVKVKLKKCRAVTMEGAEWLKNNRESLAVNLDNGETEQQDASASDGAQENAGAAEFPPPAVPSQMAAAAAAAVAANNMARSTSRSSSMKWRLGLLSGRGFVACTLRRWSSANSNGRGI, via the coding sequence ATGGGCCAGTCAACTTCGACGGCTGCCATTTCCAGCCGCCGTGATATCAATCACAGCAATCGACCTAAGTCGAAATCAACGGCCCTGATCTGCCCGATGCAACCCCTCGAAGATAACGATGACAACGAGATTATCGATGGTGGCGATCCTGACTATATCTCTGAGCTGCCTGATGAGTGCTTGGCTTGTATATTTCAGTCTCTGAACTCCGCTGACCGGAAACGCTGCTCTCTGGTTTGTCACCGGTGGTTTCGGGTCGAAGGTCAGAGTCGCCACCGACTTTCTCTCAACGCACAGTCGGAACTTTACCCGCTGATAGATTCTCTGTTTTCGCGGTTCGATTCCGTGACGAAGCTCGCTTTGAAGTGCGACCGTAGATCCGCGAGTATCTGCGACGACGCGCTCGTGCAGATCTCGCGCAAGTGCCGGAACCTCACGCGCCTCAAGCTCCGCGCGTGTCGCGAATTGACCGACGCGGGGATGGATGCCTTTGCGAAGAACTGCAAGGCCTTGAAGAAGCTCTCGTGTGGATCCTGTACTTTCGGAGCTAAAGGTATGAACGCCGTGCTCGAAAACTGTTCGTCTCTTGAAGAACTCTCCGTGAAACGCTTACGTGGCATCACCGACGGAGCCACGGCTGAGCCGATCGGTCCCGGCGCGGCGGCTTCGTCTCTCAAAACGATTTGCTTGAAGGAACTCTATAACGGTCAGTGTTTCGGTCCCCTAATTACAGGAGCAAAAAACTTGAAAACTTTGAAGCTGTATCGGTGCTCCGGCGATTGGGATAAGCTTCTTCAATCGGTCACAGAACACGTTACGAGCTTAATCGAAATCCACCTCGAGCGTCTTCAAGTCAGCGATGTCGGTCTTTTGGCGATCTCGAATTGttcagatctggaaattcttCACCTCGTGAAAACGCCCGAGTGCACAAATATCGGACTCTTATCGCTCTCCGAACGTTGCAAGCACTTGCGGAAGCTTCACATTGATGGTTGGAAGGCGAATCGAATCGGAGACGATGGCTTAATCGCGGTATCGAAAAACTGTGGTAATCTTCAGGAATTGGTTCTCATCGGTGTGAATCCAACGAAGCAAAGCTTGGAATCTCTAGCTACGAATTGCAAGAATCTAGAGCGCTTAGCTTTATGTGGAAGCGAAACCGTTGGTGACCCTGAGATTTCGTGCATTGCGGCAAAATGTATAGCATTGAAGAAGCTTTGTATAAAAAGCTGCCCTGTATCCAATCAAGGCCTGGAAGCCTTAGCCAATGGCTGCCCTAGTTTGGTGAAAGTGAAGCTCAAGAAATGTAGAGCAGTAACTATGGAAGGCGCTGAATGGTTGAAAAATAATAGAGAATCACTTGCTGTGAATTTGGACAATGGTGAGACTGAGCAGCAGGATGCGAGTGCAAGTGATGGAGCACAAGAAAACGCCGGCGCGGCCGAATTCCCGCCTCCTGCAGTGCCTAGCCAAATGGCTGCGGCCGCGGCAGCTGCTGTGGCGGCGAATAATATGGCGAGAAGTACGAGCCGTTCGAGCTCGATGAAGTGGAGATTAGGGCTATTAAGTGGGAGGGGTTTCGTGGCTTGTACTTTGAGAAGGTGGTCAAGTGCTAACAGCAATGGTCGGGGTATTTAG